The nucleotide window ATTCACGGTCTGGATAACAAGCCGCCGGAATCTTTGCTGCGAACGTGGTGGCTGAAAGCTATTCGGGAAGGTCTGAAAAACATCGGCCGGTTTCACTTCCTCTTTCGATTTCGCTTTGTTTATTGGGCGCATTTTCTCTACTCCGAGCCTCTCAATCCAAAAATTAAAGACAAACATGATCCGCTCTATGTGCAATATCCTTACATCAAATCTTCTCACAGAGAACACAAAAAAGAAAGTCCGCTGCGTCGGAAAATTCTCGATTACATTGAGCGGCAGATGGAGAAACTTTTTCTGAATGCAGACATGTCGATAAATTTTTCCGGCGTTACGGATATGATCATCAAACGCTATTTTCGCGATTTGAGTTTGTACTATTCCGACGCGACGATTATTGTGGAAAATGAGCAAAAATCCGTTCGGCATTTGCTGCGGGAGGAATTGGCAGACGTGCTGCGAAAACATCGCGATGATGAAATTCTGCTCATTGCACATTCCATGGGGTCAATTATTGCGTACGATACTCTTATTCACGACGCCCCGGACGTGCCCATCGATACGCTGGTGACAATCGGTTCGCCGCTGTCGTTGCCGATCATCGTCAGCAAAATAATCAAAGAATTGCACGAATCCGGCAGAAAAGTGAGTAAACCGCCGACTCCGGAAAATGTCAAAAAATGGTACAATCTGGCGGATTTGCGCGATAAGGTGACCCTGAACTACAATCTTGCCGACGATTATCTGCCCAACACGCAAGGTGTGCTTCCGGAAGATGAAGTCGTTTACAATGATTACGGATATGACGGGGACGAAAACCCTCACAAATCGTTCGGCTATTTGCGCACACCGGAACTGGCGCAGATTGTTCATGAATTTCTCAGTCGCGATGTGCCAAAATACAAGCTGTGGCTGGAACAACGCGCCGGAAAAGCACTTGATCAGTTGGGTTGGTATTAGGAAAATACAGTGTGCGGCTTCGCCGAAAAATTGAATAAGCATTCCAGAAATTTCTTGATAAAATTTACAACTCCAATTTGAATCGTAACAGCGGGAAGAACAGATGCTAAAGCCAATGGAAAAGATGACGGCTGCCGATTACGCAGAGTTGGGCTTGAAAGCCGGTCTGGAAATCCATCAACAATTGAAAACAAAAAAGAAACTATTTTGTCGCTGCCCGGCGGGACTTTACAGTCAAAAATATGACGCGGAAATTCTGCGCCACATGAGGCCTACGCTGTCGGAATTGGGCGAGTACGACGGCACCGCGCTGATGGAATTTAAAACAAAAAAAGAAATTATTTATCAATTGAATAAAGAAACAGTGTGCACTTACGAAATGGATGACGCGCCGCCGTTTGAGTTGAACGATGAGGCGCTGGAGATTGCACTGGAAATTGCGCTGCTGCTAAAGTTGAATTTAGTGAGCGAACTGCACATTGCAAGAAAACAGTATCTCGATGGCAGTATTCCCACCGGGTTTCAGCGCACGACAATTTTAGGCGTGGACGGCGAAATTCCTTACGGCGAGCGGAAAATTGGCATCGTGCAACTGGGGCTCGAGGAAGATGCCTGCCGCGAAGAGAGCGATCACGGCCATGTCCGCGTGTACCGAACCGACCGCCTGGGAATGCCGCTGATCGAAGTGGTCACTTATCCGGACATGCGCACGCCGCAGGAAATGGCTGACGTCGCGCAACTGATTCGCCAGTTGACTCGCGCCACAGGAAAAGTGCGACGCGGCATTGGCGCGACGAGGCAGGATGTGAATGTCAGTATCGAAGGCGGAACGCGCATCGAAATCAAAGGCGTGCCGCGCATTCCGATTATTCCCAGATTAGTGCACAACGAAGCCGGCAGACAAAAGGCGCTGCTGGAAATCCGCCAGAAGCTTCGCTCGCGCGGTGTTCGTCCCGATGATTTTCAGCCGAAAGTGTTCGACGTCACTGATATTTTGCGCACTACCAGCTACCTCCCCATCAAAAATGCAATCAATAAGAACACGCGCATCAAATGCGTACGTCTGCCATTTTTTCAGGGCATTTTGAGCCATTCCACGCAGCCGGGCACCAATTTCGTCAAAGAATTTTCCGATCGCGTACGCGTGATCGCCTGTCTGGACACAATTCCCAATTTGATTCATTCTGACACTGTCGATGAAACCATCAGTAGCGCGGCGTGGGAAAAAATAAAGCGGTTGACCGGATTTCAGAGCAGCGATGCGCTGATCATCACCTGGGGCGACGCGCGCGATGCGGAAACGGCTGTCGGGGAAATCGAAATTCGCGCCCGCGAAGCCATCGAAGGCGTGCCCAGTGAAACGCGGCAGGCGCTGGCGGACGGAACTACCGGCTTCGAGCGCGTTCTGCCTGGCCCCAATCGCATGTACCCGGACACAGACTTGCCGCCAATTGCTCTGAACGAAGAACGCATCCGGCGTATTCAAAGAAATTTGCCGATTCCCCCCTGGGAACGGAGAAAGAAATACCGCCAATTAGGCCTGCCCGAAATGACGATTGGTGAACTGATTCTTTCCGGCAGGGGCGAGTGGTTCGATTCAATTCTGGAAATCACGAAAATTGAGCCTTTTTTCCCGGCTCGCCTGCTGACGGAGACATTCAAACATTGGCGGCGAAAAGGTTTGGCCGTGGAAAAATTGGACAGGGAAATTCTTCTGCCAGTTTTTGAATCCTTTGGGAAGAAAAAAATCGTCCGCGAAGCAGTAGCCATTATTTTGGAAAAATTTATGGAAAATGGAAAATTCAAATGTTTCTGTTGAAAAATTAATTGAGCAATTTCGGCCATTGCCAAATTCCGAAGTCGAAAAAATAGCCCGGGAAAAAATAAAATCAGTAAAAATTGTTTCCGAATTGCCTGACGATAAAAAATTTGAAATTGTCATGGGGGAAATAATGGAAAAAATTCGCGGTAAAGCTGCCGGGAAAGATGTGGCGAGATTAGTGCGAAAATATTTTTGAAAAATTTAATTAGCTATTTTACGGCTGACCGAGAAAAGACTTACTGTGAAAATTTGAGGTTTACAAATAATGAATAGTGAGGATTACAAAGGCTATCGCGGTGCGGCATTATCGACATTGAAAAACTTTCAAGTCCGCGTTTGGAGCGATGTGGAAGTAGAAACCAGCCGCGGGAAATTCATCGGCATCATTTTGCCGCGTTCGGAGACAGCGGACGATCGCCACATCGTGTTAAAATTGCGCAACGGTTACAATGTCGGTTTGGCAGCGGACACGATTCACGCCATGAAAGAAACTGGGTACAAAAAGGCAAATTACAAAATTCCGGAAAAAGAATTTCCTTACGATCCCAAAAAGCCGCGGGTGAAATTATTCGGCACTGGCGGCACCATCGCCAGCCGTCTCGACTATCGCACCGGCGCAGTGATTCCTGCTTTTTCGCCGGGGGAACTCTACGGTTCCGTGCCCGAATTAGCGGACATCTGCAATCTGGAAACGGAAAAATTGTACGGCGTTTTTAGCGAAAATATGGGACCTGAACAATGGATCGGCACGGCACAGGCTATCGGCAGAGAAATCGAAAAAGGTGTGGCAGGGATTGTCATCGGTCACGGCACGGACACCATGCACCACACGGCAGCGATTTTGTCGTTCATGGTGCAAAATTCCCCGGTGCCAATTGTGATGGTCGGCTCTCAACGCTCCAGCGACAGACCCTCCTCCGATGCGGCAATTAATTTAATTGACGCCACGAAAACGGCGGCGGAGAGCGACATCGCGGAAGTCGTGGTTTGCATGTTCGGCCCAACCAGCGACCGCTACGATTTGCTCCATCGTGGCACTCGCGTGCGGAAAATGCATTCCAGCTATCGCTCCACTTTTCGCACCATCGGAGACATTCCCATCGCTAAAGTCAGCAAAGACGGATTTACTTATTTCAGAGACGATTACAAACGCCGCCGCAGCGACAAAAATGTGACCATCAATACGGCGTTTGAAGAAAAAGTTTCCATTGTTTATTATTACCCAAACATGAAACCCGACATCATCGAAGCGTTGATTGACAACGATTACAAAGGAATAATTATCGCCGGCACCGGTTTGGGGCACGTAAACAAACCGCTGTACCCGGCACTGAAGAAAGCGCACGACAAAGGAATCGCCATGTACATGACGGTGCAGACGCTCTGGGGTTACGTGCAAATGTACGTTTACGACACCGGCCGAGACATTATGGAATTGGGCGTCATCCCGGCAGCGAATATGTTGCCCGAGGTGGCGTACGGAAAATTGGGCTGGGCGCTGGGACAAACTTCTGATTTGGAAAAAGTCAAAAAAATCATGCTCACACCCATCGCCGGCGAAAT belongs to Calditrichota bacterium and includes:
- a CDS encoding lipase family protein yields the protein MSKIIIGIHGLDNKPPESLLRTWWLKAIREGLKNIGRFHFLFRFRFVYWAHFLYSEPLNPKIKDKHDPLYVQYPYIKSSHREHKKESPLRRKILDYIERQMEKLFLNADMSINFSGVTDMIIKRYFRDLSLYYSDATIIVENEQKSVRHLLREELADVLRKHRDDEILLIAHSMGSIIAYDTLIHDAPDVPIDTLVTIGSPLSLPIIVSKIIKELHESGRKVSKPPTPENVKKWYNLADLRDKVTLNYNLADDYLPNTQGVLPEDEVVYNDYGYDGDENPHKSFGYLRTPELAQIVHEFLSRDVPKYKLWLEQRAGKALDQLGWY
- the gatE gene encoding Glu-tRNA(Gln) amidotransferase subunit GatE, giving the protein MLKPMEKMTAADYAELGLKAGLEIHQQLKTKKKLFCRCPAGLYSQKYDAEILRHMRPTLSELGEYDGTALMEFKTKKEIIYQLNKETVCTYEMDDAPPFELNDEALEIALEIALLLKLNLVSELHIARKQYLDGSIPTGFQRTTILGVDGEIPYGERKIGIVQLGLEEDACREESDHGHVRVYRTDRLGMPLIEVVTYPDMRTPQEMADVAQLIRQLTRATGKVRRGIGATRQDVNVSIEGGTRIEIKGVPRIPIIPRLVHNEAGRQKALLEIRQKLRSRGVRPDDFQPKVFDVTDILRTTSYLPIKNAINKNTRIKCVRLPFFQGILSHSTQPGTNFVKEFSDRVRVIACLDTIPNLIHSDTVDETISSAAWEKIKRLTGFQSSDALIITWGDARDAETAVGEIEIRAREAIEGVPSETRQALADGTTGFERVLPGPNRMYPDTDLPPIALNEERIRRIQRNLPIPPWERRKKYRQLGLPEMTIGELILSGRGEWFDSILEITKIEPFFPARLLTETFKHWRRKGLAVEKLDREILLPVFESFGKKKIVREAVAIILEKFMENGKFKCFC
- a CDS encoding GatB/YqeY domain-containing protein, which translates into the protein MENSNVSVEKLIEQFRPLPNSEVEKIAREKIKSVKIVSELPDDKKFEIVMGEIMEKIRGKAAGKDVARLVRKYF
- the gatD gene encoding Glu-tRNA(Gln) amidotransferase subunit GatD, which produces MNSEDYKGYRGAALSTLKNFQVRVWSDVEVETSRGKFIGIILPRSETADDRHIVLKLRNGYNVGLAADTIHAMKETGYKKANYKIPEKEFPYDPKKPRVKLFGTGGTIASRLDYRTGAVIPAFSPGELYGSVPELADICNLETEKLYGVFSENMGPEQWIGTAQAIGREIEKGVAGIVIGHGTDTMHHTAAILSFMVQNSPVPIVMVGSQRSSDRPSSDAAINLIDATKTAAESDIAEVVVCMFGPTSDRYDLLHRGTRVRKMHSSYRSTFRTIGDIPIAKVSKDGFTYFRDDYKRRRSDKNVTINTAFEEKVSIVYYYPNMKPDIIEALIDNDYKGIIIAGTGLGHVNKPLYPALKKAHDKGIAMYMTVQTLWGYVQMYVYDTGRDIMELGVIPAANMLPEVAYGKLGWALGQTSDLEKVKKIMLTPIAGEITEREPHNGYLIYQGGIPEVEEFISRNWK